Within Triticum urartu cultivar G1812 unplaced genomic scaffold, Tu2.1 TuUngrouped_contig_6693, whole genome shotgun sequence, the genomic segment CCACTGTTAAATATTAGAATCATTGTTCAAACAAATTTAAGTATCATTGTTATGTCAAGCAAATAAAATATAAGTACAAATGGGTATGATTATAACGAGCTAACTGTTTTGACTGTTGACCAATTCTGAATTTCTGATTGTTCTTTTTATGTATCTCAGTTTGCAATGCACTACTCATGGTCAACTGAAGCACGTGCAAGACAAGCCCTTGCTAATATATCTGCATTGCTTCGTCCTGGAGGCACTTTCATTGGAACGATGCCTGATGCTAATGTCATTATTAAAAGGCTAAGAGAAAGTATGTTACTATCTTGATTTATAATTTGATTGATCTCATCAAATTGGACCGTACTTGTCACAAGATGTTTGATAGAAATTTATATCCTCAGCTGACGGGATGGAGTTTGGAAACAGTGTTTACTGGATTACCTTTGGTGAAGAGTACAACGAAAAGGtagttatttatttatttatttataataACTACTTGTATGTTAGTTTTCACTACTGACTGATCCTTTTTTTTTCACAATGACGTAGAAATTCCCCGCATCCAGGCCTTTTGGTATCAAGTACAAGTTTCATTTAGAGGTGAGAACAGGATCAACTTTTGAATAGTGTGAAACTGATGTTCTTGGCATTGCCCTTATCTGACATACATGTCTTGTTACAACTTGGGTGTTTATTGCCGTATGCTGTGCCTAGCTTCCTATTTTTACTCGTTGCCAACATGCAGGACGCAGTTGATTGCCCGGAGTGGGTTGTTCCATTCCATCTCTTCAAACTACTGGCAGAGGAGGTATGCAACTAATCTATTGCTTAGTCTGCTATGGTGAACTGTGTTTTTATTTCCTCATTTCGACCTAGTTCATTTCATTATTTACGAAATTAATGCTAAAATATTTTTCTGTATCATTAGTTTTTCTTTTACAAATTTGCTCTGATGGATGCTGAGATTATGACCAAAAAATTGTCCCTTTTTTGCAGTATGATTTAGAGCTGGTTCTAATGAAGAACTTCCACGAATTTGTACATGAGTACCTGCAAAAGCCTGAATTTGCTGATCTCATGCGAAGGCTGGGTGCTCTTGGTGATGGACGATCGGTCCAAAGTAAGTAGATTACCTACTAAATTCACTGTTCTAAATAAATGTCATTTCATTGCCTTAACATAGTTGAGTTACGCAGGCACACTATCGCAGGATGAGTGGGAAGTGTCCTATCTCTACCTCGCATTTGTTCTGCGTAAGGTATTAACAAACACAATTTCACCATTTCTCATCCTGTTAACAACTGAAaccacatgcacacacacacacctatGTTTGCTAAGATGTTCGGTTTACGCAGCGAGGCCCTCCACCCTCCCAGCGGAGAGCCAACAATGCTAACAGAGGGAAGACGTTCCTTGCTGAGGAGGACATCGAATTTCTTAGCATATAAAGCAGAATTTGCCCTCCTGGAGCTTACTAACAAGTTACAGATTCTACGCGTCACATTGCGTAAAAGAAAGTTGTATCTTTAGTGGCTCACCTGTGGTCTCTCCGAGGCTTATCTGTTATGTAACTTACCAGGTGTAATGTATAAACAGCATGGGCTAGATACTCGTTATGTAATTTTGCAGGGATGAATAAATATTTAGGTGTCAATACTTCACGCAAAGCACTGAAGTTTTATATGAAACGTGGAAACATCTGTTCACTCATTTTAATCGTGATGTACTCGCATTTTGTGCGCTTCCATATCCAAGGAAGTTTTGCTTGAGCGCTGCCCGGTGTAGTGGGGACGCGTTACTTGTCCCAACTGGTCTGGTTGAGCATATACAGGCTAAAAATCAACATCTACGCTTAGTTTGGTTGCCTGTATCCGAGAGGTGCATGGATGAACCCAGGTACATATGAACCCACTTTGAAAAACACATTTCTAAATtctaaaaaaatctgaaaaaaattgCACGGGTCTTCATGTTCTATGTACGTGCATAAAGTTTCACGGAAAAATAACTTTTTTGTGGCttgtgcaaaaaagacaaaaattTATGTCGTGAAACATTATTTAAAAGCATtgaaatttgtcttttttacGGAGGCAAAACAAGAAGATATTTTTTCATAAAACTTTGTGCCGCGTACACACATTTGCGAACATGTATGCGTGAtattttttttttgatttttttgacaTTTTAAAACGTGCTTAAAATGCATTTTATGAAAAATGGGTGCATATGCCCATGGGTTCAGATGGTGCCCTCTCGCGTGTATCCCCTCTAACTTGCATGTGCCCAAACCCAAGGCTTGTTGTTTGGTTGCCCAAAAATCAACATCTACACTTAGTTTGGTTGCGTGTATCCCCTCTAGCTTGCATGTGCCCAAACCCAAGGCCTGTTGTTTGGTTGCCGACTTGTTTGAGGGGAATCACAAGTCTGACTGTTTGGTTACATTCAGGAAAGTTGTGTGATAACCTCCTCCATGATGTGGTGAGGTTACCAAAGACACACATGAACTACTAAAAACTAAACTAGGAGCAACAGAATAATCTTAGGTACAAACACAAGTCTTAACCACACGCATCACAAGTTTTAAATGAACATAGTATGATAAGTCTTAGACGAGACCCAAGTCTTAAACCAAGGACCAACAAGGAACGGGCAACAGGAGCTCAAGCAATCACGGCGAAGGCGTTGTCATGTTCCTTGCACTTGGTGACCACCTCCACGCCCTCGTCGTTGAAGACGATCACCTTCATGGTGTCGGGGGTCGGCAGCTTGAACGTCAGCATGTACCCGATCATGATCTGGTGAACGGCGGTGAAGGTGGCCCAACCCTGATCAAGGGTGACCCTATCGTTGATCACCCTCACCGTCACCCTCCATGCGCAGTTGGTGTTCGCCCTGAGCTTGAACTCTGTAGGGATGGCGGGGAAGTGCTTCGTGAAGTCCAAAGGCAATGGCAAATTCTCCAGCTTTGGAGCAAGGATAACCTTGCAGAAGTGGTTTGGTCCTGACTCCTGATGGTAGTGGCCATAGTTCCTCCCTTGGCGCTTGGGTGATCCTGCACCAGCACTTCCTCCTTGCCCTTGTGATGCAGAGCATCCTTccatcatccccatggactctGCATGAACGCATCAAGCAACACGTGGACCTATGACAAGAGCTCGAGCACGCGCCATCGAAACCGAGGTACGAAGACAAACGTCACCAAGCAGCCGAGGGACACCTCAAAAGGAGTAGGAGAAGCATACCAAGGCCACGAGGAAGGAGAAGGAGTCCAAGAAGATGAAACAACACCTCCCAAGCGACCCCGCGCGCACGGGCCATCGGGACCTCGTGTCCATGGGCCTCCCAGGAGGCTTCTGTAGCAAGAACGCGCACCCTCGTGCGCACGGGCCTGGGCTGCTGtagcaccccgtgcgcacggaCGTGTACCGTGCACACGGGATGTcgcgcccaagatgcgattctatcccaatcacgtgatgaattcatgattggggcacaatcGTATTTtgagcgcatagcaaggtggatatcattacaacataccatgtactgaatagatgagaatacaaggtAAAGTCTTACACTTgccacaagctacaacatgaaTAGAACAGTACATCcatacatagcaatcatcatacagaagagtaggatccgactacggatgaaatcaaacgaaaaagaagaatgacatccaccctgctaatcccaggtTCCCCGATCCGGAACCTATCCCTCGATCGAAGAAGAGGAACT encodes:
- the LOC125530973 gene encoding mRNA cap guanine-N7 methyltransferase 1-like, which codes for MNKRPRDEPSSSLASAQKRQFGAGGGGGGYGGQQGYSEERNSARRVADHYSARSNQTLEERENSPIIHLKKLNNWIKSVLVQLYARPGDCVLDLACGKGGDLIKWDKARVGYYVGVDIAEGSIKDCMTRYNGDTDQQRRKKFSFPARLICADCYETRLDEYLCEDAPFDICSCQFAMHYSWSTEARARQALANISALLRPGGTFIGTMPDANVIIKRLRETDGMEFGNSVYWITFGEEYNEKKFPASRPFGIKYKFHLEDAVDCPEWVVPFHLFKLLAEEYDLELVLMKNFHEFVHEYLQKPEFADLMRRLGALGDGRSVQSTLSQDEWEVSYLYLAFVLRKRGPPPSQRRANNANRGKTFLAEEDIEFLSI